Proteins from a genomic interval of Desulfurobacterium sp. TC5-1:
- the cydB gene encoding cytochrome d ubiquinol oxidase subunit II: MNFDLQSIWFLLVGVLIIAYLVTDGFDFGVGILHPFVAKTDVERRTMLNSIGPVWDGNEVWLITAGAAVFAAFPELYAALFSSLYIALFVVLVALIMRACAFEFRSKEENPSWRNFWDWMVFFGSAAPALLVGVAIGNVLGGLPVINSLAKGDSLSGFVYAEKFPVSFLNLINPFTTHGLYGLIVGVTTFLFFTLHGVSWLLWKTEGTVAERAKSIATKLWFAFVIFYVLCLGFGYTISFRIGDASKLAFLGLPQNLIEAIKPHINNGVVEHALFRSMPLEIVMILAAVVCAVLYFLSLQKSDGKRAFLFSALTVAFATLGAAIGAYPFMVPSSLGVENSITVYNAASSTLTLTVMLIAALIFVPIVIAYQVWAYRVFLFKISPESLERELKAEGEEAELY, translated from the coding sequence ATGAATTTTGATTTACAATCAATCTGGTTTCTCCTTGTAGGGGTGCTTATCATTGCCTACCTTGTAACTGATGGCTTTGACTTTGGGGTTGGTATTCTGCACCCATTTGTTGCTAAGACAGATGTTGAAAGGAGAACGATGCTTAACTCTATCGGTCCTGTTTGGGACGGAAACGAGGTGTGGCTCATTACTGCAGGTGCGGCAGTTTTTGCTGCATTTCCGGAACTTTACGCTGCACTCTTTAGTTCTCTTTACATAGCGCTTTTTGTTGTTCTTGTTGCGCTGATTATGAGAGCATGTGCCTTTGAATTTAGAAGCAAAGAGGAAAATCCTTCCTGGAGGAACTTCTGGGACTGGATGGTTTTCTTTGGAAGCGCCGCGCCGGCTCTCCTGGTTGGTGTTGCGATAGGTAACGTTTTAGGAGGCCTTCCTGTTATTAACAGTCTTGCAAAAGGAGATTCTCTTTCAGGTTTTGTTTACGCTGAAAAGTTCCCGGTTAGCTTTTTAAATCTCATTAATCCCTTTACAACACACGGTCTTTACGGACTAATTGTTGGTGTAACGACGTTCCTTTTCTTTACGCTTCACGGCGTTTCTTGGCTCCTGTGGAAAACAGAAGGAACGGTAGCAGAAAGAGCAAAATCAATAGCTACAAAACTCTGGTTTGCTTTTGTCATTTTCTACGTTCTATGTCTTGGTTTCGGTTACACTATTTCTTTCAGGATAGGTGATGCTTCAAAGCTTGCGTTTTTGGGTCTTCCACAGAATCTTATAGAGGCCATTAAGCCTCATATAAACAACGGTGTTGTTGAGCATGCACTCTTTAGAAGTATGCCTCTTGAGATTGTAATGATTCTTGCAGCTGTTGTGTGTGCGGTTCTTTACTTCCTATCTCTTCAAAAGTCTGACGGAAAGAGAGCTTTCCTCTTTTCGGCTTTAACGGTTGCTTTTGCAACACTCGGTGCAGCTATCGGTGCTTATCCGTTTATGGTTCCATCATCTCTTGGTGTTGAAAACAGCATTACTGTTTACAATGCTGCTTCAAGTACACTAACTCTCACCGTTATGCTTATAGCAGCGCTCATTTTCGTGCCCATTGTTATTGCCTATCAGGTTTGGGCATACAGAGTCTTCCTCTTTAAGATTTCACCGGAAAGCCTTGAGAGAGAGCTTAAGGCTGAAGGCGAGGAGGCAGAACTTTACTAA